In the Verrucomicrobiia bacterium genome, one interval contains:
- the thiS gene encoding sulfur carrier protein ThiS → MRPPVIPHPTSAFPPIPAPATLPRVETPSTPTTIQANGQSIPVTFPCTLEAFLQARHLPPRSVVVEHNGQAVAPSEFHARPLAPGDRLEIVRIVAGG, encoded by the coding sequence ATGCGCCCCCCCGTCATCCCCCACCCCACCTCCGCCTTCCCGCCCATCCCCGCCCCCGCTACCCTCCCCCGCGTGGAAACTCCCTCCACCCCCACCACCATCCAGGCCAACGGCCAGTCCATCCCCGTCACCTTCCCCTGTACCCTCGAAGCCTTCCTGCAGGCCCGCCACCTCCCCCCACGCAGCGTGGTGGTCGAACATAACGGCCAGGCGGTGGCCCCGTCCGAATTCCACGCCCGCCCCCTCGCCCCCGGCGACCGCCTGGAAATTGTCCGCATCGTCGCCGGAGGCTGA
- a CDS encoding fucose isomerase codes for MIAPAPVTLGLIVGNRGFFPAHLCESGRTEVLRQLEAAGFQTIALPPDATRYGAVESLEEADRCAALFREHASRIDGLLVTLPNFGDERAVAETIRRSGLRVPVLIHAFKDNTGFMTLRDRRDAFCGKLSVCNNLRQYGIPFTLTRLHTTHPGEPSFRTDLEDFAVTCRVLRSLRNLRLGALGARPAAFNTVRYSERLLERAGITIETLDLFELFGWIGKLRDEDPAVLAKLAEIRGYVSAPAVPAVALLKMAKFGVAVDGWMQRAQLQATAIQCWTAMEEFFGVVPCTLMSMMSNLGLSSACEVDVVGALAMHILSHAGAKPSALVDWNNNYNDDPDQGVIFHCSNLPKDLFVPEGEGAPVMDHQAIIAGSVGKENTYGTVVGRLQASPFTYLRCSTDDLSGCIRAYVGEGELTRDPLQTFGGVGVVRIPDFQRLLRHLCENGFEHHVAINPTRTAAGIQEAFTRYLGWTTYLHR; via the coding sequence ATGATCGCTCCCGCCCCTGTCACACTCGGCCTCATCGTCGGCAATCGCGGCTTCTTTCCCGCCCACCTCTGCGAATCCGGTCGCACCGAGGTCCTGCGCCAGCTCGAAGCCGCAGGCTTCCAGACGATTGCCCTCCCGCCCGACGCCACCCGCTATGGCGCCGTCGAGTCCCTCGAGGAAGCCGACCGCTGCGCCGCCCTCTTCCGTGAACACGCCTCCCGGATCGACGGCCTTCTCGTCACGCTCCCCAACTTCGGCGATGAACGTGCCGTCGCCGAAACCATCCGCCGCTCCGGCCTGCGTGTCCCGGTCCTCATACACGCTTTCAAAGACAATACCGGGTTCATGACCCTCCGGGACCGGCGCGACGCCTTCTGCGGCAAACTCTCCGTCTGCAACAACCTCCGCCAGTACGGCATCCCCTTCACCCTCACCCGTCTGCACACCACCCACCCGGGCGAACCCTCCTTCCGCACCGACCTCGAAGACTTCGCCGTCACCTGCCGCGTCCTCCGCAGCCTCCGCAACCTCCGCCTCGGCGCCCTCGGCGCCCGGCCCGCCGCCTTCAACACCGTCCGCTACAGCGAACGCCTCCTCGAACGCGCCGGTATCACCATCGAAACCCTCGACCTCTTCGAACTGTTCGGCTGGATCGGCAAACTCCGCGATGAGGACCCGGCCGTTCTGGCGAAGCTGGCCGAGATCCGCGGCTACGTGTCCGCCCCCGCCGTTCCGGCCGTCGCCCTCCTCAAAATGGCCAAATTCGGCGTCGCCGTGGACGGCTGGATGCAGCGCGCCCAACTCCAGGCCACCGCCATCCAATGCTGGACCGCCATGGAGGAGTTCTTCGGCGTCGTGCCCTGCACCCTCATGAGCATGATGAGCAACCTCGGCCTCAGCAGCGCCTGCGAGGTCGATGTCGTCGGCGCCCTCGCCATGCACATCCTCTCCCACGCCGGCGCCAAACCCAGCGCCCTCGTCGATTGGAACAACAACTACAACGACGATCCCGACCAGGGCGTCATCTTCCATTGCAGCAATCTCCCCAAGGACCTCTTCGTCCCCGAAGGCGAAGGCGCCCCGGTCATGGACCATCAGGCCATCATCGCCGGCAGCGTCGGCAAGGAGAACACCTACGGCACCGTGGTCGGCCGCCTCCAGGCCTCGCCCTTCACCTACCTCCGCTGCTCCACCGACGACCTCTCCGGCTGCATCCGCGCCTACGTGGGCGAAGGTGAACTCACCCGCGACCCCCTCCAGACCTTCGGCGGCGTCGGCGTGGTCCGCATCCCCGACTTCCAGCGACTCCTCCGCCACCTCTGCGAAAACGGTTTCGAACATCACGTGGCCATCAACCCCACCCGCACCGCCGCCGGCATCCAAGAGGCCTTCACTCGTTACCTCGGCTGGACCACCTATCTCCATCGCTGA
- a CDS encoding zinc ribbon domain-containing protein, which translates to MPIYEYACPKCRRIYSFLSKRLQPEREPVCPKCGFDQLVKQMSSFAMIKGVAEPKAADDVGPDGEPMPDIDEGKMERVMSELERDMDHLDENNPRHMAHLMKKMKDIMPSGTVPKELDIAIKRLEKGEDPEKIEEDMGDVLGDFMGGPEGEDDGMGGGYGGGGGYSRDSGLYDY; encoded by the coding sequence ATGCCGATCTACGAATATGCCTGTCCGAAGTGCCGGCGGATCTACAGTTTCCTGTCCAAGAGATTGCAGCCCGAGCGGGAGCCGGTGTGTCCGAAGTGCGGGTTCGACCAGTTGGTGAAGCAGATGAGTTCCTTTGCGATGATCAAGGGGGTGGCGGAGCCGAAGGCGGCGGACGATGTGGGGCCGGACGGCGAGCCGATGCCGGACATCGACGAGGGGAAGATGGAGCGGGTGATGTCGGAGCTGGAGCGGGACATGGATCATCTCGACGAGAACAACCCGCGGCACATGGCGCACCTGATGAAGAAGATGAAGGACATCATGCCGTCGGGGACGGTGCCGAAGGAGCTGGACATCGCCATCAAGCGGCTGGAGAAGGGGGAGGATCCCGAGAAGATCGAGGAGGACATGGGGGATGTCCTCGGGGATTTCATGGGGGGGCCGGAGGGCGAGGACGACGGGATGGGCGGCGGGTACGGCGGGGGGGGCGGGTATTCCCGGGACAGCGGGTTATACGATTATTGA
- a CDS encoding ADP-ribosylglycohydrolase family protein, whose protein sequence is MRIHLVPRGLLLGLALLACDSIGATGRTLPREVLIEKISGFWIGQLVGNYLGFPFELVYVDEPLPVLVDRYYTPLEDAGLRMNRADHRAFVPFMLTAFDGAYSDDDTDIEFVTLHAVEQHGLDLTYPQIAEAWKRHINRRIWVANRTARDLMDTGLLPPDTGAKANNPHWFQIDPQLVNEIWSAFYPGMPAHAARRAEWGARMTSDDWGVHPTIAYAVMISEAFFENRPSSLVHAALAAIPPDSPFHEGLQDVIRWHAESPADWRSTRRKIHDKYFRYQRGDYQAPVSVFSSLVNGLCGVMAVLHGDGDFMKTVGIAVSAGYDCDNQAATCGGLMGVMLGARAIPDALTREAAPGLRWEKPFNDTYINYSRDGLPIHNRISDLVERIARIAESAILQEGGRKVERNGRIVYHLPTPP, encoded by the coding sequence ATGAGGATCCACCTCGTCCCCCGCGGCCTGCTCCTCGGGCTTGCCCTGCTGGCTTGCGACTCCATCGGCGCCACCGGCCGCACCCTCCCCCGGGAGGTTCTCATCGAGAAGATCTCCGGCTTCTGGATCGGTCAACTCGTCGGCAATTACCTCGGGTTCCCCTTCGAACTGGTCTATGTGGACGAACCCCTCCCGGTGCTCGTGGACCGCTATTACACCCCGTTGGAGGACGCCGGCCTCCGGATGAACCGTGCCGATCACCGCGCCTTCGTCCCCTTCATGCTCACCGCCTTCGATGGCGCCTACTCCGACGACGATACCGACATCGAGTTCGTCACCCTGCACGCCGTGGAACAGCATGGCCTGGACCTCACCTACCCCCAGATCGCCGAAGCCTGGAAGCGCCACATCAACCGCCGCATCTGGGTGGCCAACCGCACCGCCCGGGACCTGATGGACACCGGCTTGCTCCCGCCCGACACCGGGGCCAAGGCCAACAACCCCCACTGGTTCCAAATCGATCCCCAACTGGTCAACGAAATCTGGAGCGCCTTCTACCCCGGCATGCCCGCCCACGCCGCCCGCCGCGCCGAATGGGGCGCCCGCATGACCAGCGATGACTGGGGCGTCCACCCCACCATCGCCTACGCCGTGATGATCAGTGAGGCCTTCTTCGAAAACCGCCCGTCCAGCCTGGTCCATGCCGCCCTCGCAGCCATCCCGCCCGACAGCCCCTTCCATGAAGGTCTCCAGGATGTGATCCGCTGGCATGCCGAATCCCCCGCCGACTGGCGCTCCACCCGTCGAAAAATCCACGACAAGTACTTCCGCTACCAACGCGGAGACTACCAGGCCCCCGTGTCCGTCTTCTCCTCCCTGGTCAACGGCCTCTGCGGTGTCATGGCAGTCCTTCATGGCGACGGCGATTTCATGAAAACCGTCGGCATCGCCGTCAGCGCCGGCTACGACTGCGACAATCAGGCCGCCACCTGCGGTGGCCTGATGGGCGTCATGCTGGGCGCCCGCGCCATTCCCGACGCTCTCACCCGCGAAGCCGCCCCCGGCCTCCGCTGGGAAAAACCCTTCAACGACACCTACATCAATTACAGCCGGGACGGCCTGCCCATCCATAACCGGATCTCGGACCTCGTGGAACGGATCGCCCGGATCGCCGAATCCGCCATCCTCCAGGAAGGCGGTCGCAAAGTGGAACGGAACGGCAGAATCGTGTACCACCTCCCAACCCCGCCCTGA
- a CDS encoding alpha-N-arabinofuranosidase — translation MKPRTRLPLPLPLALATLIAALPAAVPGETPAPAAKVTIDASRELAPMPVEIYSQFIEHLGRCIYGGIWAEMLEDRKFHHPITPDYRPYRALTNSPFPVVGASPWQILTPDRPAEMRRDQPFVGRHTPRLPRDGAIAQHDLGVTAGRDYTGYAWLQAEGDGPARVEVTLRWGDEPAARQSIELVAAPGDYRRRTFRFQAGATTDRASLEIRVRDRDVRLGTLSLMPADHVEGLRADTLALLRELKAPIYRWPGGNFVSGYDWRDGIGDRDRRPPRTNPAWTGVEHNDFGMHEFIRFCRLVDAEPWITVNTGFGDAHSAAAQLEYCNGPATSDWGRRRAANGAPEPFAVRYWGIGNEMWGDWQLGFMSLNHYVLKQNWVVDTMRQVDPNIITISSGNSGPWSTGLLKGSSDHMDFIAEHFYCQERPSLPAHVAQIAHNIRRKAEFHRQARRDLPHLQNKDIRISMTEWNYWYGPHVFGELGTRYFLKDGLGIASGLHEFARQGDIIASAFYAQTVNVIGAIKTSRRNAAFESTGLVLKLYRQHFGLRPLPTTTEGPLDAQAAWSDDGRTLTLGLVNPSLTELRVALDLRGASLTGTGTRWEIADPDPMAYNDPDQPPRLRIVESPIRGQGPDLLLAPCSVTVLALDR, via the coding sequence ATGAAACCACGCACTCGACTCCCCCTCCCCCTCCCCCTCGCTCTCGCCACCCTCATCGCCGCCCTCCCGGCTGCCGTGCCCGGCGAAACGCCCGCCCCCGCCGCCAAGGTGACCATCGACGCCTCCCGCGAACTGGCCCCCATGCCGGTCGAGATCTACAGCCAGTTCATCGAACACCTCGGTCGCTGCATCTACGGCGGCATCTGGGCCGAAATGCTCGAAGACCGCAAGTTTCACCACCCCATCACCCCGGACTACCGTCCCTACCGCGCCCTCACCAACAGCCCGTTCCCCGTCGTCGGCGCCTCCCCCTGGCAGATCCTCACCCCCGATCGCCCCGCGGAAATGCGCCGCGATCAACCTTTCGTCGGACGTCACACCCCACGCCTCCCCCGCGACGGCGCCATCGCCCAGCATGACCTCGGCGTTACCGCCGGCCGCGACTATACCGGCTACGCCTGGCTCCAGGCGGAAGGCGATGGACCCGCCCGCGTCGAAGTCACGCTCCGCTGGGGCGATGAACCCGCCGCCCGACAATCCATCGAACTCGTCGCCGCTCCCGGCGATTACCGCCGCCGCACCTTCCGCTTCCAGGCCGGAGCCACCACCGACCGCGCCTCCCTCGAAATCCGCGTCCGGGACCGCGATGTCCGCCTCGGCACACTCTCCCTCATGCCGGCCGATCACGTCGAAGGCCTCCGTGCCGATACCCTCGCCCTCCTCCGCGAATTGAAGGCCCCGATCTACCGCTGGCCCGGCGGCAACTTCGTAAGCGGCTACGACTGGCGCGACGGCATCGGCGACCGCGACCGCCGCCCGCCCCGCACCAACCCCGCCTGGACCGGCGTCGAGCACAACGACTTCGGCATGCACGAGTTCATCCGCTTCTGCCGGCTCGTGGACGCCGAACCCTGGATCACCGTCAACACCGGCTTCGGCGATGCCCACTCCGCCGCCGCCCAGCTCGAATACTGCAACGGCCCCGCCACCAGCGATTGGGGACGTCGCCGCGCCGCCAACGGCGCCCCCGAACCCTTCGCCGTCCGCTACTGGGGCATCGGCAACGAAATGTGGGGCGACTGGCAGCTCGGCTTCATGTCCCTCAACCACTACGTCCTCAAGCAGAACTGGGTGGTGGACACCATGCGCCAGGTCGATCCCAACATCATCACCATCTCCTCCGGCAACAGCGGCCCCTGGAGCACCGGCCTCCTCAAAGGAAGCTCCGACCACATGGACTTCATCGCCGAACACTTCTACTGCCAGGAACGCCCCTCCCTGCCCGCCCACGTCGCCCAGATCGCCCACAACATCCGCCGCAAGGCCGAGTTCCATCGCCAGGCCCGACGCGACCTGCCCCACCTCCAGAACAAGGACATCCGCATCTCCATGACCGAGTGGAACTACTGGTACGGCCCCCACGTCTTCGGTGAACTCGGCACCCGCTACTTCCTCAAGGACGGCCTCGGCATCGCCTCCGGCCTCCACGAGTTCGCCCGCCAGGGCGACATCATCGCCTCCGCCTTCTACGCCCAGACCGTCAACGTCATCGGCGCCATCAAGACCAGCCGCCGCAACGCCGCCTTCGAATCCACCGGGCTCGTCCTCAAACTCTACCGCCAGCACTTCGGACTCCGCCCTCTCCCCACCACCACCGAAGGACCCCTTGACGCCCAGGCCGCCTGGTCCGACGACGGACGCACCCTCACCCTCGGCCTCGTCAATCCCTCCCTCACCGAACTCCGCGTCGCCCTCGACCTCCGCGGCGCCTCCCTCACCGGCACCGGCACCCGCTGGGAAATCGCCGATCCCGACCCCATGGCCTACAACGATCCGGACCAACCACCCCGCCTCCGCATCGTCGAATCCCCCATTCGCGGTCAGGGCCCCGACCTCCTCCTCGCCCCGTGCAGCGTGACCGTCCTCGCCCTCGACCGCTGA
- a CDS encoding DUF4202 domain-containing protein, which yields MDFETSERFREAITRFDALNAGDPNREKTPEGEQPRELVYARRLTEWVLTLQPEASEALQLAARCQHLCRWEIPRDTYAADRAGYLKWRRDLQQFHARRAGEVLSGVGYDMATLDRVRDLNLKKDLGRDPEVQVLEDALCLVFLQYQLAGLAERTEDGKLVNALRKSWGKMSSRGREAALGLSYGDRERSLLGRALEATDAGQEGGVG from the coding sequence ATGGACTTCGAGACGAGCGAGCGGTTTCGGGAGGCGATCACACGATTCGATGCGTTGAATGCGGGGGATCCGAACCGGGAGAAGACGCCTGAGGGCGAGCAACCGAGGGAGCTGGTCTATGCGCGGCGCCTGACGGAGTGGGTGCTGACGTTGCAGCCGGAGGCTTCGGAAGCGCTTCAATTGGCGGCGCGGTGTCAGCACCTGTGCCGGTGGGAGATCCCGAGGGACACGTATGCGGCGGATCGGGCCGGGTATTTGAAGTGGCGGCGTGACCTGCAGCAGTTCCATGCCCGGCGGGCGGGTGAGGTGCTGTCCGGGGTGGGGTACGACATGGCGACGCTGGACCGGGTGCGGGATTTGAACCTGAAGAAGGATTTGGGAAGGGATCCGGAAGTGCAGGTCCTCGAGGATGCGTTGTGCCTGGTGTTTCTGCAGTACCAACTGGCCGGGCTGGCGGAGAGGACTGAGGATGGGAAGCTGGTCAACGCCTTGCGGAAGTCGTGGGGCAAGATGTCGTCCCGGGGGCGCGAGGCAGCCTTGGGGCTGTCGTATGGGGACCGGGAACGTTCGCTGTTGGGTCGCGCGTTGGAGGCGACGGACGCCGGGCAGGAGGGTGGGGTGGGATGA
- a CDS encoding sigma factor, ECF subfamily protein yields the protein METREASEQDVTAPGADPGQVTGTVEHLFRHEAGRMVAILTRAFGVEHLGLAEDVVQETLGRALRTWPYYGIPKNPAAWIMRSARNLALDAVRRQKVFRNKEPEIIRVLERSVGAGEEPVAEETIADDRLRLMFVCCHPRIPLEAQAALALKTLCGFGVTEIARAFLTTEVAVAKRLTRARQWIREAGIPFEIPEGEALGVRLTGVWRCLYLLYSEGYKASTGDRLVREDLCGEAIRLTGLLAAHSAGDRPTTHALLALMLLSGARSATRTDEAGELLALRDQDRTRWDRGMIARGMYHLARSGSGGEAGEYHLQAGIAACHAVAVTYEATDWRRVLELYDRLLVLDDSPIVALNRAVAVGEVEGPGGGIEAVHRIRDRARLESYHLFHAVLGEFEARRGEREAASGHFRRAIALAPVPTERRFLERRALACEAGDGLRLDGRGEGPGRGASRSCG from the coding sequence ATGGAGACGCGCGAGGCCAGTGAGCAGGACGTGACGGCGCCTGGGGCGGATCCGGGTCAGGTGACCGGGACGGTGGAGCATCTGTTCCGGCACGAGGCGGGGAGGATGGTGGCGATTCTGACGCGGGCCTTCGGGGTTGAGCATCTGGGACTGGCGGAGGATGTGGTTCAGGAGACGCTGGGGCGGGCATTGCGGACGTGGCCCTACTACGGGATCCCGAAGAATCCGGCCGCGTGGATCATGCGGTCGGCGCGGAATCTGGCGTTGGATGCGGTACGCCGGCAGAAGGTGTTTCGGAACAAGGAGCCCGAGATCATCCGGGTGCTGGAGCGGAGTGTCGGAGCGGGTGAGGAACCGGTTGCGGAGGAGACGATTGCGGACGACCGCCTGCGGTTGATGTTCGTCTGCTGTCATCCGCGGATTCCGCTGGAGGCGCAGGCGGCGCTGGCATTGAAGACCTTGTGCGGCTTTGGGGTGACGGAGATTGCGCGGGCGTTCCTGACCACCGAGGTGGCGGTGGCGAAGCGGCTGACGCGGGCGCGGCAGTGGATCCGGGAGGCAGGGATCCCGTTTGAGATTCCGGAGGGAGAAGCGTTGGGGGTGCGGCTGACCGGCGTGTGGCGCTGCCTGTATCTGCTTTACAGCGAGGGTTACAAGGCTTCGACGGGCGACCGGCTGGTGCGGGAGGATTTGTGCGGGGAGGCGATCCGGCTGACCGGCCTGCTGGCGGCGCATAGTGCGGGGGATCGACCGACGACCCACGCCCTGCTGGCGCTGATGTTGCTGAGCGGGGCGCGGTCTGCGACGCGGACGGACGAGGCGGGGGAACTGCTGGCGCTGCGGGATCAGGATCGGACCCGCTGGGACCGGGGCATGATTGCGCGGGGGATGTATCATCTGGCGCGGTCGGGTTCGGGTGGGGAGGCGGGGGAATACCATTTGCAGGCGGGGATCGCGGCCTGTCATGCGGTGGCCGTCACGTATGAAGCGACCGACTGGAGGCGGGTGCTCGAACTTTACGACCGGCTGCTGGTGCTGGACGATTCCCCGATTGTGGCGTTGAACCGGGCGGTGGCGGTGGGGGAGGTGGAGGGACCCGGGGGTGGGATCGAGGCCGTCCATCGGATCCGCGACCGGGCGCGACTGGAGTCGTATCACCTTTTTCACGCGGTCTTGGGGGAATTCGAGGCACGACGGGGCGAGCGGGAGGCGGCGTCGGGGCACTTCCGGCGTGCCATTGCCCTGGCACCGGTGCCGACGGAGCGGAGGTTTCTGGAGCGTCGGGCGCTGGCCTGCGAGGCGGGGGACGGCCTTCGACTGGACGGGCGGGGTGAGGGTCCGGGTCGAGGTGCATCCCGGAGTTGTGGGTGA
- a CDS encoding cytochrome b N-terminal domain-containing protein, giving the protein MIRPLLRWIDDRTGIQGLMREVLFERVPGGARWRYVWGSTLTFTFLIQVITGIILWAAYSPSSQTAWESVFYIQHQMWGGWLVRGIHHYTAQAMNILLVLHLVQVMIDGAYRAPREFNFWFGILMLLVVLALSLTGYLLPWDQKGYWATRVATNIVGLTPVVGPQLQQVLIGGVDYGHHTLTRFFALHAGVLPAMLVILTVAHIWLFRRHGIKARTPYRKPDAYFWPDQLLKDAVACLGVMAAVLLLVLTLGTPLDAPADPSEPYSAARPEWYFLFLFQLLKYFPGELELIGALVIPTVVLALLFLMPLLGRWRVGHAFNLLVLVAIFGGAGYLTVAAVRQDRSDPDHVRAVAQARRDAERAITLASAPAGIPVDGAVALLRNDAFTRGPRLFAQHCASCHYYDGHDGMGGVPKDPPTAPDLKGFASRAWIADLLDPEHVDGPRFFGGTAFKEGRMVRFVKRSIPRFSEEDQQQLALAIKALSAEANLPAQRELDAAEAEQIAAGRKALLSEAMRCTECHEFHQPIADANGPTLTGYGSRDWTIRFIADPAHADFYGSRNDRMPAYRTSGILTDTEIELITDWIRGDWYQPAAAPVPSTP; this is encoded by the coding sequence ATGATACGCCCCCTCCTCCGCTGGATCGACGATCGAACCGGCATCCAGGGCCTCATGCGCGAGGTCCTCTTCGAACGCGTCCCCGGCGGCGCCCGCTGGCGCTATGTCTGGGGCAGCACCCTGACCTTCACCTTCCTCATCCAGGTCATCACCGGCATCATCCTCTGGGCCGCCTACAGCCCCAGCTCGCAGACCGCCTGGGAAAGCGTCTTCTACATCCAGCACCAGATGTGGGGTGGCTGGCTCGTCCGCGGCATCCACCACTACACCGCGCAGGCGATGAACATCCTCCTCGTCCTGCACCTCGTTCAGGTGATGATCGACGGCGCCTACCGCGCCCCGCGTGAGTTCAACTTCTGGTTCGGCATCCTCATGCTCCTGGTGGTCCTCGCCCTCTCCCTCACCGGCTATCTCCTCCCCTGGGACCAGAAGGGCTACTGGGCCACCCGCGTCGCCACCAACATCGTCGGCCTCACCCCGGTCGTCGGACCCCAGCTTCAACAGGTCCTCATCGGCGGCGTCGATTACGGACACCACACCCTCACCCGCTTCTTCGCCCTCCATGCCGGGGTCCTCCCCGCCATGCTGGTGATCCTCACCGTCGCGCACATCTGGCTCTTCCGCCGCCACGGCATCAAGGCCAGGACCCCCTACCGCAAACCCGATGCCTACTTCTGGCCCGACCAGTTGCTCAAGGACGCCGTCGCCTGCCTCGGCGTCATGGCCGCGGTACTCCTCCTGGTCCTCACGCTCGGCACCCCGCTCGATGCCCCCGCCGATCCCTCCGAACCCTACAGCGCCGCCCGGCCCGAATGGTACTTCCTCTTCCTCTTCCAGCTCCTGAAGTACTTCCCCGGCGAACTGGAACTGATCGGCGCCCTGGTCATCCCCACCGTCGTCCTTGCCCTCCTCTTCCTCATGCCCCTCCTGGGCCGCTGGCGCGTCGGACACGCCTTCAACCTCCTCGTTCTCGTCGCCATCTTCGGTGGCGCCGGCTACCTCACCGTCGCCGCCGTCCGCCAGGATCGCTCCGACCCCGATCACGTCCGGGCTGTCGCCCAGGCCCGACGCGACGCCGAACGCGCCATCACCCTCGCCTCCGCCCCGGCCGGCATCCCCGTTGACGGCGCCGTCGCCCTCCTCCGAAACGACGCCTTCACCCGTGGCCCGCGCCTCTTCGCCCAGCACTGCGCAAGCTGTCACTACTACGACGGCCACGACGGCATGGGCGGCGTCCCCAAGGACCCTCCAACCGCCCCCGATCTCAAAGGATTCGCCTCCCGCGCCTGGATCGCCGACCTCCTCGATCCCGAACACGTCGATGGCCCCCGCTTCTTCGGCGGCACCGCCTTCAAGGAAGGCCGCATGGTCCGCTTCGTGAAACGTTCCATCCCCCGCTTCAGCGAGGAGGACCAACAGCAACTGGCCCTCGCCATCAAGGCCCTCTCCGCCGAGGCCAACCTCCCCGCCCAGCGCGAACTCGACGCCGCCGAGGCCGAACAGATCGCCGCCGGACGCAAAGCCCTCCTCTCCGAGGCCATGCGCTGCACGGAATGCCATGAGTTCCACCAGCCCATCGCCGACGCCAACGGCCCCACCCTGACCGGATACGGCTCGCGCGACTGGACCATTCGCTTCATCGCCGATCCCGCCCACGCCGACTTCTACGGCTCCCGGAACGATCGCATGCCCGCCTACCGCACCAGCGGCATCCTCACCGACACCGAGATCGAACTCATCACCGACTGGATCCGCGGCGACTGGTACCAGCCCGCCGCCGCTCCCGTCCCATCGACGCCCTGA
- a CDS encoding Rieske 2Fe-2S domain-containing protein, whose product MDPSSAPHPETPADPGRREFLTKACTVAVGGVATIPPLLGGIAVAFDPVRRPNPSGTGFVRVTRLEALPADGVPRKFTVVSDRVDAWNKFPETPVGAIYLRRISETEIVALHSTCPHAGCFVDYVPGRNHFWCPCHNSAFGVDGSIETVGSPSARGLDGLAVEIRNGNEVWVKFQNFRTGSAEQIPV is encoded by the coding sequence ATGGACCCCTCAAGCGCCCCCCATCCCGAGACCCCCGCCGATCCGGGACGCCGCGAGTTCCTCACCAAAGCCTGCACCGTCGCCGTCGGTGGCGTGGCCACCATTCCGCCACTGCTGGGAGGCATCGCGGTGGCCTTCGATCCCGTCCGGCGTCCCAACCCTTCCGGAACCGGTTTCGTACGGGTCACCCGTCTCGAAGCCCTCCCCGCCGATGGCGTCCCCAGGAAGTTTACCGTCGTGTCCGATCGTGTGGACGCCTGGAACAAGTTCCCCGAAACGCCCGTCGGGGCGATCTACCTCCGGCGCATCAGCGAGACCGAGATCGTGGCCCTGCACAGCACCTGCCCCCATGCCGGCTGCTTCGTCGATTATGTCCCCGGCCGCAACCACTTCTGGTGTCCCTGTCACAACAGCGCCTTCGGCGTGGATGGTTCCATCGAGACCGTGGGCAGCCCCTCCGCCCGGGGGCTCGACGGCCTGGCCGTCGAAATCCGCAATGGCAACGAAGTCTGGGTGAAGTTCCAAAACTTCCGCACCGGCAGCGCCGAACAAATCCCCGTCTGA